Proteins encoded within one genomic window of Guyparkeria hydrothermalis:
- a CDS encoding C40 family peptidase produces the protein MGIPDLESDQSVRDLPSRPLKDIDSLSGMRSRSSEAVVQAVAQLGTPYRWGGTSAENGFDCSGLTQYAYQAAELPLPRTSYQQYRATRRVARDELRPGDLVFFRLSGSRIDHVGIYVSENRFIHAPSSGKTVTFSRLDKGFWARRYVGGGRAPDGSELQLAGN, from the coding sequence ATGGGAATCCCAGATCTGGAGTCGGATCAATCGGTCAGGGACCTCCCCTCTCGCCCCCTGAAGGACATTGATTCGCTCTCCGGGATGCGCAGCCGTTCCAGCGAAGCCGTGGTTCAGGCCGTTGCCCAGTTGGGAACCCCCTATCGCTGGGGTGGTACATCGGCCGAGAACGGCTTCGACTGCAGCGGTCTGACCCAGTACGCCTACCAGGCCGCCGAGCTGCCACTGCCGCGCACCTCCTACCAGCAATATCGCGCCACCCGCCGTGTCGCACGCGACGAACTACGCCCGGGCGACCTGGTCTTCTTCCGTCTCAGTGGCAGCCGCATCGATCACGTGGGCATTTACGTTAGCGAGAACCGCTTCATCCACGCCCCGTCCAGCGGCAAGACCGTCACGTTTTCCCGCCTCGACAAAGGCTTCTGGGCACGTCGATACGTCGGCGGTGGACGCGCCCCGGACGGAAGTGAGCTACAGTTGGCAGGCAACTAG
- the guaA gene encoding glutamine-hydrolyzing GMP synthase, whose translation MTDSSTIPHQDIHAERILILDFGSQYTQLIARRVRESRVYCEIHSWDVDNAFVREFAPTGIILSGGPESVIDPQNAPSAPEMVFTLDVPVLGICYGMQTMAAQLGGTVENASHQEFGFAKVRARGHTALLKDIEDEVTEEGFGMLDVWMSHGDHVVEIPEGFKLMASSDNAPIAGMADESRHFYGVQFHPEVTHTRQGARIIERFVREICGTQGLWRSDAIIDTMIEQVREKVGDEEVILGLSGGVDSSVVAALLHRAIGDQLTCIFVDNGLLREGEGDQVMRTFAEHLGVRVIRVDAEEQFLSRLAGEADPEAKRKIIGNTFIDIFDEEAGKRENAQWLAQGTIYPDVIESAGSKTGKAHVIKSHHNVGGLPEHMKLGLVEPLRELFKDEVREIGLELGLPSEMIMRHPFPGPGLGVRILGEVKGEYADLLRRADAIFIHELREAGLYDKVSQAFAVFLPVRSVGVMGDGRRYDYVVALRAVETIDFMTARWARLPYEFLEKVSLRIVNEVRGISRVVYDVTGKPPGTIEWE comes from the coding sequence ATGACCGATTCCTCGACCATCCCGCACCAGGACATTCACGCCGAGCGCATCCTGATACTCGACTTCGGCTCGCAGTACACCCAGCTGATCGCCCGCCGGGTACGCGAATCGCGCGTCTACTGCGAAATCCACTCCTGGGATGTCGACAATGCCTTCGTGCGTGAATTCGCACCCACCGGGATTATCCTGTCCGGTGGCCCCGAATCGGTCATCGATCCGCAGAACGCCCCGTCGGCACCCGAGATGGTATTCACCCTCGACGTGCCGGTGCTCGGCATCTGCTACGGCATGCAGACCATGGCCGCCCAGCTCGGCGGCACGGTGGAGAATGCCAGCCACCAGGAATTCGGCTTCGCCAAGGTGCGCGCCCGCGGCCACACCGCGCTGTTGAAGGACATCGAGGACGAGGTCACCGAGGAAGGCTTCGGCATGCTCGACGTCTGGATGAGCCACGGCGATCATGTCGTCGAGATTCCCGAGGGTTTCAAGCTGATGGCCTCCTCGGACAATGCGCCGATCGCCGGCATGGCCGACGAGTCTCGCCACTTCTACGGCGTGCAGTTCCACCCCGAGGTCACCCACACCCGTCAGGGCGCGCGCATTATCGAGCGCTTCGTACGCGAGATCTGCGGCACGCAGGGCTTGTGGCGCTCGGATGCCATCATCGACACCATGATCGAGCAAGTGCGCGAGAAGGTCGGTGACGAGGAAGTCATCCTCGGCCTGTCCGGCGGGGTCGACTCCTCGGTGGTCGCCGCCCTGCTCCACCGCGCCATCGGCGACCAGCTGACCTGCATCTTCGTCGACAACGGCCTGCTGCGTGAGGGTGAAGGCGACCAGGTGATGCGCACCTTCGCCGAACACCTGGGCGTGCGCGTGATCCGGGTCGACGCCGAGGAGCAGTTCCTCTCGCGGCTGGCCGGTGAGGCAGACCCGGAGGCCAAGCGCAAGATCATCGGCAACACCTTCATCGACATCTTCGACGAGGAGGCCGGCAAGCGCGAGAACGCCCAGTGGCTGGCCCAGGGCACCATCTACCCCGACGTGATCGAGTCTGCCGGCTCCAAGACCGGCAAGGCGCACGTGATCAAGTCGCACCACAACGTCGGCGGCCTGCCCGAGCACATGAAGCTCGGCCTGGTGGAGCCGCTGCGCGAACTGTTCAAGGACGAGGTACGCGAGATCGGCCTCGAGCTGGGTCTGCCCAGCGAGATGATCATGCGCCACCCCTTCCCCGGGCCGGGCCTGGGCGTGCGCATCCTCGGTGAAGTGAAGGGCGAGTATGCCGACCTGCTGCGCCGTGCCGATGCGATCTTCATCCACGAACTGCGCGAAGCGGGCTTGTACGACAAAGTCTCCCAGGCCTTCGCCGTGTTCCTGCCTGTTCGCTCGGTAGGCGTGATGGGCGACGGCCGCCGCTACGACTACGTGGTCGCCCTGCGCGCCGTGGAAACCATCGACTTCATGACCGCCCGCTGGGCCCGCCTGCCGTACGAGTTCCTGGAAAAGGTCTCGCTGCGCATCGTCAACGAGGTCCGCGGCATCTCGCGGGTCGTCTACGACGTCACCGGCAAACCGCCCGGCACGATCGAGTGGGAATGA
- a CDS encoding bifunctional diguanylate cyclase/phosphodiesterase, with product MTMSRLSLRVMIPLGLALIFLLVTTVSLISGIHHRYELLIKESERDALSYTTEVVRILEQGVSERGLLRSQISSIMTDERVQDLFVVGPDKHILMAPDPTLAGLPAKSADMAFDEEIFRRRQRERLPYLDPMDEQHVIEAMQSFQFGTEAAGSQGRGVVCVRFDLTRSLANIRNEAIVSRLPETGAMLLILLLTAWLLNAQVTRPLVRLRRAAQRMRQGNYDVRLPEQGSSEITEVSEGFNAMARAVAKARKKLLASEEQLSVALESIGDGLIATDLDGRVTLMNPVAERLTGWSREQAAGQPIEKIFVICHAGDEQPVPVPIRQVLENGTLVGLANHTVLTDRHGTRYHIADSAAPLKREDGTLMGVVLAFHDVSREYELREALAESEQHFRTLANSGQALIWTADIDGNRDYVNQPWLSFTGMTLEQALNGGWQEAIHPEDLDLLLKAVDHAYHERANFTREYRLRHHSGEYRWLLIKGTPRFNSHGQFVGFIGQCLDITSDKETAAELERLAYHDGLTNLPNRALLLDRVDQAIRRRQRNGGVGALFFVDLDEFKQINDLYGHKRGDQVLIEVARRLTGLVRDTDTVARLGGDEFLVLVPEVADEVDVARQAAVALADKLRHAMEQPFKFHEFQHVASASIGLTLFSGKVDLAEDLLREADIAMYQAKRAGRNNQVNFESGMVEKVTRRYRLEQELNQALSNGEFELHLQTQFDRNERIVGAEVLVRWRHPVRGLVSPAEFVPVAEETGQIVHIGEWVLREACHLLHGLQETEGSDVPPPTLSVNVSPRQFRDPGFADRAREIIQESGIDPARLMIEITENVLVSHASDAIDRMRSLAAIGVRFSIDDFGTGYSSFAYLKRLPLTEIKLDKSFIDDVPNAPGDAAMVEAILAMSNRLGIQVVAEGVETREQVDYLKAHHCDRFQGFYFTHPVPAREWVTRHLEGLAPS from the coding sequence ATGACGATGTCTCGCCTGTCACTCCGGGTGATGATCCCCCTCGGGCTCGCCCTAATCTTCCTGCTGGTCACCACGGTGTCGCTGATCAGCGGGATTCACCACCGGTACGAGCTGCTCATCAAGGAATCCGAAAGAGACGCACTGAGTTACACCACAGAAGTGGTACGCATCCTCGAACAGGGCGTGAGTGAGCGCGGGCTGCTACGCAGCCAGATCAGCAGCATCATGACCGATGAACGCGTTCAGGACCTGTTCGTCGTCGGACCGGACAAGCACATCCTGATGGCCCCCGACCCAACGCTTGCCGGCCTGCCCGCCAAATCGGCCGACATGGCATTCGACGAGGAAATCTTCCGCCGACGCCAGCGTGAGCGACTGCCGTACCTTGATCCCATGGACGAGCAGCACGTCATCGAGGCGATGCAATCATTCCAGTTTGGCACCGAGGCAGCCGGCAGCCAGGGGCGCGGGGTGGTCTGCGTGCGCTTTGATCTGACCCGCTCCCTGGCGAATATTCGCAACGAAGCGATCGTCAGCCGGTTGCCGGAGACCGGAGCCATGCTCCTGATCCTTCTGCTCACCGCCTGGCTGCTCAACGCACAGGTAACGCGCCCGCTCGTCCGGCTGCGACGGGCCGCACAGCGCATGCGCCAGGGCAACTACGACGTCCGTCTACCAGAACAGGGCAGCAGCGAGATCACCGAGGTCTCGGAAGGCTTCAACGCCATGGCACGCGCCGTTGCCAAAGCACGTAAGAAACTGCTGGCAAGCGAGGAGCAGCTGAGCGTCGCCCTCGAGTCCATCGGCGATGGCCTGATCGCAACCGACCTCGACGGACGCGTCACCTTGATGAACCCGGTTGCCGAGCGACTCACCGGCTGGTCACGTGAGCAGGCGGCGGGACAGCCGATCGAAAAGATCTTCGTGATCTGCCATGCCGGCGACGAACAACCGGTTCCCGTCCCGATCCGGCAGGTGCTGGAAAATGGCACCCTCGTTGGACTGGCCAACCACACCGTGCTGACGGACCGCCACGGCACGCGTTACCACATCGCCGACAGCGCCGCCCCGCTCAAGCGCGAGGACGGCACGCTCATGGGGGTGGTGCTGGCGTTCCACGACGTCAGCCGGGAATACGAACTTCGAGAGGCTCTGGCAGAGAGCGAGCAACACTTCCGCACCCTGGCCAACAGTGGTCAGGCGCTGATCTGGACCGCCGACATTGACGGCAACCGCGACTACGTCAACCAGCCGTGGCTTTCCTTTACCGGCATGACGCTAGAGCAGGCACTCAACGGCGGCTGGCAAGAGGCCATCCACCCGGAAGATCTCGATCTTCTCCTGAAGGCTGTCGATCACGCCTATCACGAACGTGCGAACTTCACGCGCGAATACCGGCTGCGTCATCACAGCGGCGAGTACCGCTGGCTTCTGATCAAGGGAACGCCGAGGTTCAACAGCCACGGCCAGTTCGTGGGTTTCATCGGCCAATGTCTGGATATCACGAGCGACAAGGAGACAGCCGCCGAACTCGAACGACTGGCCTACCATGACGGCCTCACCAATCTGCCCAACCGGGCGTTGCTCCTCGACCGGGTGGATCAGGCAATCCGGCGGCGCCAGCGCAATGGTGGGGTTGGCGCACTGTTCTTCGTCGATCTCGACGAGTTCAAGCAGATCAACGACCTCTATGGTCATAAACGTGGCGATCAGGTGCTGATCGAGGTGGCCCGCCGACTGACCGGTCTGGTGCGGGACACCGACACCGTTGCCCGGCTGGGCGGCGACGAGTTCCTGGTACTGGTGCCGGAAGTGGCGGATGAGGTCGACGTTGCCCGTCAGGCTGCGGTTGCGCTCGCCGACAAGCTGCGTCACGCAATGGAACAGCCCTTCAAGTTTCACGAGTTCCAGCATGTGGCCTCGGCGAGCATCGGCCTGACGCTCTTCTCCGGCAAGGTGGATCTTGCCGAGGACCTGTTGCGCGAAGCGGACATCGCGATGTATCAGGCCAAGCGCGCGGGGAGAAACAACCAGGTCAATTTCGAATCCGGCATGGTGGAGAAGGTGACCCGACGCTACCGGCTCGAACAGGAACTCAATCAGGCCCTGAGCAATGGCGAGTTCGAGCTTCACCTGCAGACCCAGTTCGACCGCAACGAACGCATCGTCGGGGCGGAGGTCCTGGTGCGCTGGCGACATCCGGTCCGCGGGCTCGTCTCGCCGGCCGAATTCGTGCCGGTGGCCGAGGAAACCGGCCAGATCGTTCACATCGGTGAATGGGTGCTGCGCGAGGCCTGCCACCTGCTCCATGGACTTCAGGAAACCGAGGGCTCTGACGTACCGCCCCCGACCCTTTCGGTGAACGTGAGCCCACGCCAGTTCCGCGACCCGGGGTTCGCGGACCGCGCGCGTGAGATCATCCAGGAGTCGGGCATCGACCCCGCGCGCCTGATGATCGAGATCACCGAGAACGTGCTCGTCAGCCACGCATCGGACGCCATCGACCGGATGCGTTCACTCGCCGCGATCGGTGTGCGGTTCTCGATCGACGACTTTGGTACAGGCTATTCGTCGTTTGCCTATCTCAAGCGCCTGCCTCTGACCGAGATCAAACTCGACAAGAGCTTCATCGACGACGTGCCGAACGCGCCGGGGGATGCCGCCATGGTCGAGGCGATTCTGGCCATGTCCAACCGCCTCGGCATCCAGGTCGTCGCCGAGGGCGTGGAAACCCGCGAGCAGGTCGACTACCTCAAAGCCCATCATTGCGACCGATTCCAGGGGTTCTACTTCACCCACCCGGTCCCCGCTCGCGAGTGGGTCACGCGTCACCTGGAGGGCCTGGCGCCCTCCTGA
- a CDS encoding ABC transporter substrate-binding protein, with translation MDRRRFLSIGALAPLAGLIGCEGREPLLRVSGITWVGFEPLFLAREWKLLPPDRVRLIDSPSNTNTLMQLAAGEVEAATLTLDEFILARAGGIPVRAALIFDTSRGADVLMSRPDITTVEQLAGKRVGVEETAAGALMLRRSLETAGLIPKDVTRVPLLGGEHLAAYRSGQVDALISYEPNATRLEAVGAHRLHDSSAFPGLIVDVLAVHERAIDRQPRTLALLLKAHFEALGVLRANPGRAHETIAPHLGLTTEETHRAFQGIELFDLRKNQEWLDPPARPFQEVAGEVAGIMLVNALIDEIPRFDSVTTARFLPEGP, from the coding sequence ATGGATAGGAGGCGCTTTCTCAGTATTGGTGCGCTTGCGCCCCTCGCTGGCCTGATTGGCTGCGAGGGACGCGAGCCGCTTCTGCGCGTGTCTGGCATCACCTGGGTCGGCTTCGAGCCACTCTTCCTCGCCCGGGAATGGAAGCTCCTACCGCCAGACCGCGTTCGCCTGATCGATTCTCCTTCGAATACGAACACCCTGATGCAGCTTGCGGCCGGTGAAGTGGAGGCCGCCACGCTCACACTCGACGAATTCATACTCGCGCGCGCCGGGGGCATCCCGGTGCGAGCCGCCTTGATCTTCGACACCTCGCGCGGGGCAGACGTGCTCATGAGTCGCCCCGACATCACGACGGTCGAACAGCTCGCCGGCAAACGCGTCGGCGTGGAGGAAACCGCGGCCGGCGCTCTGATGCTACGCAGGTCGCTGGAAACCGCCGGCCTCATACCGAAAGACGTGACTCGCGTGCCGCTGCTGGGCGGCGAGCACCTCGCCGCCTACCGGTCCGGGCAAGTCGACGCATTGATCAGCTACGAACCGAACGCCACGCGACTCGAGGCCGTCGGCGCCCACCGACTGCACGACAGTAGCGCGTTTCCCGGTCTGATCGTCGACGTGCTCGCCGTGCATGAGCGGGCCATCGATCGTCAGCCGCGAACCCTCGCGCTGCTCCTCAAGGCCCACTTCGAGGCACTCGGTGTGCTCAGAGCCAACCCCGGCCGGGCACACGAGACAATCGCCCCGCACCTGGGGCTGACCACCGAGGAAACTCACCGTGCATTCCAGGGCATCGAGCTGTTCGATCTTAGGAAGAACCAAGAGTGGCTCGATCCCCCGGCACGCCCCTTCCAGGAGGTGGCCGGAGAAGTGGCCGGCATCATGCTGGTCAATGCCTTGATCGATGAAATTCCCCGATTCGATTCCGTGACCACGGCCCGTTTTCTCCCGGAGGGACCATGA
- the xseA gene encoding exodeoxyribonuclease VII large subunit, protein MSSSSGQTALSVTQINKQAGDLLSQVFGTVEVIGEVSEHKRAASGHHYFALKDDQSQLRCAFFRGNAMRCRYPLREGEEVVVTGRLGIYAARGAYQLIVQSVAPAGEGRLAAEFERLKQRLLAEGLFDAEKKRATPMLPRHIAVISSDTGAAIHDVRVTLARRFPLARVSLFPVRVQGAESAAELRQAVSQLGDGDFDVALVVRGGGSLSDLWSFNDEGLVRAVRDSPVPVISGVGHETDTTLCDLVADRRAATPTGAAELATPVTVADLRRQVVERAGRIASSWLGRLQNEAQRGDWLARRLERAGPTERLRLAHLQLAGLDAPLRRSLERRIGTGRQRLQAIRGELERHHPRRRLQILRAQLDEPRRMLWQLLRRTLDAEDERHTRISRRMLVVRERLLPRWSGLLEPVRVDREIMSRRLENERIRLAGLSRQLEALGPAQVQRRGYALVQTRDEPAALIKRAGDVEARGRAAGRLPLTLRFIDGEVPVVWHAEEAREPKHGQPEDGGDQEGARPSR, encoded by the coding sequence ATGTCGTCATCGAGTGGACAGACCGCGCTGTCGGTCACACAGATCAACAAGCAAGCCGGCGATCTCCTGAGCCAGGTCTTCGGCACGGTCGAAGTGATCGGTGAGGTCAGCGAGCACAAGCGTGCCGCCTCGGGCCATCACTATTTCGCCCTGAAAGACGATCAGTCGCAGTTGCGTTGCGCCTTCTTCCGCGGCAATGCGATGCGCTGTCGTTACCCTCTGCGCGAAGGCGAGGAGGTCGTGGTCACCGGGCGCCTCGGCATCTATGCCGCTCGCGGGGCATATCAGCTGATCGTTCAGTCAGTTGCCCCCGCCGGCGAGGGGCGGCTTGCTGCGGAATTCGAGCGACTCAAGCAGCGCCTGCTCGCCGAGGGGCTGTTCGACGCCGAGAAAAAGCGTGCCACACCGATGCTGCCGCGCCACATCGCGGTGATTTCCTCGGATACTGGCGCGGCCATTCACGACGTGAGGGTGACGCTGGCGAGGCGTTTTCCCCTCGCTCGGGTGAGCCTGTTTCCCGTTCGGGTGCAGGGGGCGGAATCGGCGGCAGAGCTTCGCCAGGCAGTCTCCCAGTTAGGTGATGGCGACTTCGATGTCGCGTTGGTCGTGCGCGGGGGCGGGTCCTTGTCCGACCTGTGGTCGTTCAACGACGAGGGTCTGGTGCGGGCTGTTCGTGATAGTCCGGTGCCGGTGATCAGCGGGGTAGGGCACGAGACGGATACCACGCTCTGCGATCTGGTGGCCGACCGGCGCGCGGCGACTCCTACCGGGGCGGCCGAACTGGCCACGCCGGTGACCGTTGCCGATTTGCGGCGTCAGGTGGTCGAGCGGGCCGGACGTATTGCTTCGTCCTGGTTGGGGCGTCTGCAGAACGAGGCCCAACGTGGCGACTGGCTGGCACGTCGTCTGGAGCGTGCTGGGCCGACCGAGCGGTTGCGACTGGCCCACCTGCAACTGGCCGGGCTGGACGCGCCGTTGCGTCGTTCCCTGGAGCGTCGGATCGGTACCGGCCGCCAACGGCTGCAGGCCATCCGGGGCGAGCTTGAAAGGCACCACCCACGGCGCCGCCTGCAAATCCTGCGGGCGCAACTCGACGAGCCGAGACGGATGCTTTGGCAGCTGCTGCGCCGCACCCTGGACGCGGAGGACGAACGGCACACACGGATTTCCCGGCGAATGCTGGTGGTGCGCGAGCGCCTGTTGCCCCGGTGGTCGGGTCTTCTCGAGCCGGTGCGCGTGGATCGCGAGATCATGTCGCGTCGTCTGGAGAACGAACGGATCCGGCTGGCCGGTCTGTCACGGCAACTGGAGGCTCTCGGCCCGGCCCAGGTGCAACGACGCGGATATGCCCTGGTACAGACACGGGACGAGCCGGCCGCGTTGATCAAGCGTGCAGGTGACGTCGAGGCGCGCGGACGGGCAGCAGGCCGCCTGCCGCTGACATTGCGCTTCATCGATGGCGAGGTGCCGGTCGTATGGCATGCCGAGGAAGCCCGTGAGCCGAAACACGGCCAACCGGAGGACGGTGGGGATCAGGAGGGCGCCAGGCCCTCCAGGTGA
- the guaB gene encoding IMP dehydrogenase: MRILEEGLTFDDVLLIPARSSVLPRDVSTVSRLTRNIQINVPLLSAAMDTVTEARLAIALAQEGGVGIIHKNMSVAQQAEHVRQVKKHESGVIKDPITVGPDISIRDVLKITRDHSISGVPVVSEGKLVGIVTSRDLRFEQNLDQSFANIMTGKDELVTVKEGAGREEVEALLHKHRIEKVLVVNDDFELRGLITVKDIQKSTDYPNACKDASGQLRCGAAVGTGGDTEERIEALVAAGVDVIVVDTAHGHSKGVIDRVAWVKSRFPQVDVIGGNIGTAQAALELVEAGADAVKVGIGPGSICTTRIVAGVGVPQITAISNVAEALKDTDVPLIADGGVRFSGDFAKAMAAGAHSVMVGSMLAGTEEAPGEVELFQGRSYKSYRGMGSLGAMQQGSSDRYFQADTTAEKLVPEGIEGRVPYKGSLVAIIHQMVGGLRSAMGYVGAKDVETMRKLPQFVRITNAGMRESHVHDVSITKESPNYRV, from the coding sequence ATGCGAATCCTCGAGGAAGGTCTCACCTTCGACGACGTGTTGCTCATCCCGGCCCGCTCCTCCGTGCTGCCACGCGATGTGTCGACCGTCTCGCGCCTGACCCGCAACATCCAGATCAACGTCCCGCTGCTCTCCGCGGCGATGGATACCGTGACCGAGGCGCGACTCGCGATCGCCCTGGCACAGGAAGGGGGCGTGGGGATCATCCACAAGAACATGTCGGTCGCCCAGCAGGCCGAGCACGTCAGGCAGGTGAAGAAGCATGAATCGGGCGTCATCAAGGACCCGATCACCGTGGGCCCCGACATCAGCATTCGCGATGTGCTGAAGATCACGCGCGATCACTCGATCAGCGGTGTGCCAGTCGTCAGCGAAGGCAAACTGGTCGGTATCGTTACCAGCCGCGATCTGCGCTTCGAGCAGAACCTCGACCAGTCGTTCGCCAACATCATGACCGGCAAGGACGAACTGGTCACGGTCAAGGAAGGCGCGGGTCGCGAAGAAGTCGAGGCGCTGCTCCACAAGCATCGCATCGAGAAGGTGCTGGTGGTCAACGACGACTTCGAACTGCGCGGGCTGATCACCGTCAAGGACATCCAGAAGTCCACCGACTACCCGAACGCCTGCAAGGATGCCTCGGGTCAGCTGCGTTGCGGCGCGGCCGTAGGCACCGGCGGTGACACCGAGGAGCGCATCGAGGCCCTGGTGGCTGCGGGCGTGGACGTGATCGTGGTCGACACCGCCCACGGGCACAGCAAGGGCGTGATCGACCGGGTGGCATGGGTCAAGAGCCGCTTCCCGCAGGTCGACGTGATCGGCGGCAATATCGGTACCGCCCAGGCGGCCCTCGAACTGGTCGAAGCGGGCGCCGACGCGGTCAAGGTCGGCATCGGCCCGGGCTCGATCTGCACCACGCGGATCGTTGCCGGCGTGGGTGTCCCGCAGATCACCGCGATCTCCAACGTGGCCGAAGCCCTCAAGGACACCGACGTGCCGCTGATCGCCGACGGCGGCGTACGCTTCTCCGGCGATTTCGCCAAGGCGATGGCGGCCGGCGCCCACAGCGTGATGGTGGGCTCGATGCTCGCCGGCACCGAGGAAGCCCCGGGCGAGGTAGAGCTGTTCCAGGGCCGCTCCTACAAGTCCTATCGCGGCATGGGTTCGCTGGGCGCCATGCAGCAAGGCTCTTCGGATCGCTACTTCCAGGCCGACACCACCGCCGAGAAGCTGGTGCCCGAGGGCATCGAGGGCCGCGTGCCGTACAAGGGCTCGCTGGTGGCCATCATCCACCAGATGGTCGGCGGGCTGCGCTCCGCGATGGGCTACGTCGGTGCCAAGGATGTCGAGACGATGCGAAAGCTGCCGCAGTTCGTGCGCATCACGAACGCCGGCATGCGCGAATCGCACGTCCACGACGTCTCGATCACCAAGGAAAGCCCCAACTACCGGGTCTGA
- a CDS encoding nucleoside deaminase has protein sequence MSGRDRQHMRECLALARRSIMLGEVPVGAVVIDADGKTIGRGHNRPVGFHDPSAHAEILAMREAGQALGNYRLDGCTLYVTLEPCPMCLAAASHARIARIVYAAPDPRAGACGSAIDLNRSDWHHFRPVIDTGPCEAEAADLLTQFFQARR, from the coding sequence ATGAGCGGTCGCGACCGACAGCACATGCGGGAGTGCCTGGCGCTTGCCCGGCGCTCGATCATGCTGGGCGAGGTACCGGTGGGCGCGGTGGTGATCGACGCGGACGGCAAGACCATCGGCCGCGGCCACAACCGCCCCGTCGGCTTCCACGACCCAAGTGCACATGCCGAGATCCTCGCCATGCGCGAGGCCGGCCAGGCCCTGGGCAACTACCGACTCGACGGCTGCACACTCTACGTCACACTCGAGCCCTGTCCGATGTGCCTAGCCGCCGCCTCTCACGCCCGGATTGCGCGGATCGTGTATGCCGCCCCGGACCCGCGCGCCGGTGCCTGCGGCAGCGCGATCGACCTCAACCGGTCGGACTGGCACCACTTCCGACCGGTGATCGACACCGGCCCCTGCGAGGCCGAGGCGGCCGATCTGCTGACCCAATTCTTTCAGGCGCGGCGTTGA